From a single Streptomyces sp. 1331.2 genomic region:
- the cobT gene encoding nicotinate-nucleotide--dimethylbenzimidazole phosphoribosyltransferase, translating to MTDGGHVPGEGLPEHSHTGPAPLGGPEGVAGVAPLQGLATDGGAIPSQAVPVGGMPGAVPQGAGVIPPQGQPGFTVPGVSGVPSPGVPGDGWALDQGAPRPAFHFLDQPDGLDDEDDVLLMPGPQGSWGEPVATVPADQLPLAPQQDGVPVEPSWPPVDPPVLGAEHVLQQPVQVQPSGQQPMTQAQQPRRPLHAGPPIPDPSLMTGQVPVRSLADRGPSQGGTPAHGIPVVGRPPVPEAAAPAPAAVPQAAPAAPMAPTAPVPSVVPVTEGQQLPHPQDAQQAVQVPLASQPVEAVMAVETIGAIEVVEVVELPDAAQAVQGAHAAPAPTVPEAVVEAVAEAVTIAVAPQDAVAEPAVAEAAQAAPVAVEPVAVEGGAAEGAVAEGAAVEDAAQPEAGAQAGQPRRISAFLAAPTPHGLPQVEATGQAPAAEETAPQQPAPIAAADAPQAAEGGEAVQEAQAAPGAEAVQAVSEAVVAPVAETAAGTGEMPSGQVVGESGTEAEQPQQQEAVPAETAVEPVIEQAVQTEHTVQAEQAPADAAAEPAAEAAAETVAQEPEQQPVADTAPEAVTESAETAAEQAAAESAAETPVEAVTEVVAAAVAEQAPAEAVAEQVQPAAEAPTEAPVEAAAEPIAAADNAEPAEPAEPGQEQAPGASAAEEPQAEQSADQQAEQPAAEQPSPEEPQQPQQPEPQDQQVSQDQPHPEEPAEPRGPAAPGYDEAGREAVHQVIRERRDIRNGFRPDPIPHEVLIRVLEAAHTAPSVGYSQPWDFVVIRSRKTRKRMHALAERQREAYADSLPKGRAKQFKEIKIEAILETPVNIVVTADRTRGGRHTLGRHTQPQMAPYSAALAVENLWLAARAEGLGVGWVSFFDDEELVRELGLPEHLEVVAYLCVGFVDSFPGEPELEQQGWAKKRPLSWVVHEEQYGNRALPGEEPQSLLADTLRGIRPLDAKALGEAWDRQKRMTKPAGSLGMLEIISAQLSGLSRKCPPPIPEPACVAIFAGDHGVHAQGVSPWPQEVTAQMVGNFLAGGAVINSFAKQIGTEVCVVDVGVAAELPDAVQQGRATGLLPRKVRPGTGDMTQGPAMTREEALQAIEVGIETARDLVAAGNKALVTGDMGIANTTASAALISVFTGLDPAEVTGRGTGIDDETHAHKIEVIRAALALHRPDPADPIGVLAAIGGLEHAAIAGFLLGAASLRTPVILDGVIAGSAALVAKAIAPEVLAACIAGHRSAEPGHQAALAKLGLRPLIDLDLRLGEGTGALLALPLVQSAARAMHDVATFDSAGVTEKA from the coding sequence ATGACCGATGGCGGCCACGTCCCGGGCGAGGGACTGCCGGAGCACTCGCACACCGGGCCCGCCCCGCTCGGCGGACCGGAGGGCGTCGCGGGCGTTGCCCCCCTGCAGGGCCTCGCGACCGACGGCGGTGCGATCCCGAGCCAGGCGGTCCCGGTCGGCGGCATGCCCGGCGCGGTGCCCCAGGGCGCGGGCGTCATCCCGCCGCAGGGCCAGCCCGGCTTCACCGTCCCCGGTGTCTCCGGCGTGCCTTCTCCCGGTGTCCCCGGCGACGGCTGGGCCCTCGACCAGGGGGCCCCGCGCCCGGCCTTCCACTTCCTCGACCAGCCGGACGGCCTGGACGACGAGGACGACGTGCTGCTGATGCCCGGCCCGCAGGGGTCCTGGGGCGAGCCGGTGGCGACCGTCCCGGCCGACCAGCTGCCGCTCGCGCCGCAGCAGGACGGCGTGCCGGTCGAGCCGTCCTGGCCGCCGGTGGACCCGCCGGTGCTCGGCGCCGAGCACGTCCTGCAGCAGCCCGTCCAGGTACAGCCGTCGGGGCAGCAGCCGATGACGCAGGCTCAGCAGCCGCGTCGCCCGCTGCACGCCGGCCCGCCGATCCCGGACCCGTCGCTGATGACCGGCCAGGTCCCGGTCCGCTCGCTGGCCGACCGCGGCCCGTCGCAGGGCGGCACGCCCGCGCACGGCATCCCCGTCGTCGGCCGGCCGCCGGTGCCCGAGGCCGCCGCCCCGGCGCCGGCCGCCGTGCCGCAGGCCGCTCCGGCGGCCCCGATGGCCCCGACGGCCCCGGTGCCGTCGGTCGTTCCGGTCACGGAGGGGCAGCAGCTGCCGCACCCGCAGGACGCCCAGCAGGCGGTGCAGGTGCCGCTCGCCTCGCAGCCGGTCGAGGCCGTGATGGCCGTCGAGACGATCGGGGCGATCGAGGTGGTCGAGGTCGTGGAGCTGCCGGACGCGGCCCAGGCCGTCCAGGGCGCGCACGCCGCCCCGGCCCCGACGGTGCCCGAGGCCGTGGTCGAGGCCGTCGCGGAGGCCGTCACCATCGCTGTCGCGCCGCAGGACGCCGTGGCCGAGCCGGCCGTGGCGGAGGCCGCCCAGGCCGCGCCCGTCGCCGTCGAGCCGGTCGCCGTCGAGGGTGGCGCTGCTGAGGGCGCTGTCGCCGAGGGTGCTGCCGTCGAGGATGCCGCTCAGCCCGAGGCCGGCGCCCAGGCCGGTCAGCCGCGCAGGATCTCCGCCTTCCTGGCCGCACCCACCCCGCACGGCCTGCCCCAGGTCGAGGCGACCGGGCAGGCTCCGGCGGCCGAGGAGACGGCGCCGCAGCAGCCCGCGCCCATAGCGGCCGCCGACGCGCCGCAGGCCGCCGAGGGCGGCGAGGCGGTCCAGGAGGCCCAGGCCGCTCCCGGTGCCGAGGCCGTCCAGGCCGTGTCCGAGGCCGTCGTCGCGCCGGTGGCCGAGACTGCCGCCGGCACCGGCGAGATGCCGTCCGGCCAGGTCGTCGGCGAGTCCGGCACGGAGGCCGAGCAGCCGCAGCAGCAGGAGGCCGTCCCGGCGGAGACCGCCGTCGAGCCGGTCATCGAGCAGGCCGTACAGACCGAGCACACGGTTCAGGCGGAGCAGGCTCCCGCCGATGCTGCGGCCGAGCCGGCTGCCGAGGCTGCTGCCGAGACCGTCGCACAGGAGCCCGAGCAGCAGCCCGTCGCCGACACCGCGCCGGAGGCCGTCACCGAGTCGGCCGAGACCGCGGCCGAGCAGGCTGCGGCCGAGTCGGCTGCCGAGACTCCCGTCGAGGCCGTCACGGAGGTCGTCGCCGCGGCCGTTGCCGAGCAGGCCCCGGCCGAGGCCGTCGCCGAGCAGGTCCAGCCCGCCGCCGAGGCGCCGACCGAGGCCCCCGTCGAAGCCGCGGCCGAGCCGATCGCGGCAGCCGACAACGCCGAGCCCGCCGAGCCCGCCGAGCCCGGCCAGGAGCAGGCCCCCGGGGCCTCCGCCGCCGAGGAGCCGCAGGCCGAGCAGTCCGCCGACCAGCAGGCCGAGCAGCCCGCCGCCGAGCAGCCCTCGCCCGAGGAACCGCAGCAGCCGCAGCAGCCGGAGCCGCAGGACCAGCAGGTCTCGCAGGACCAGCCGCACCCCGAGGAGCCCGCCGAGCCCCGCGGCCCGGCCGCCCCCGGTTACGACGAGGCCGGCCGCGAGGCCGTCCACCAGGTGATCCGCGAGCGCCGCGACATCCGCAACGGCTTCCGCCCGGACCCGATCCCGCACGAGGTGCTGATCCGGGTCCTGGAGGCCGCCCACACCGCGCCCAGCGTCGGCTACTCGCAGCCCTGGGACTTCGTGGTGATCCGCTCGCGCAAGACCCGCAAGCGCATGCACGCCCTGGCCGAGCGCCAGCGCGAGGCGTACGCGGACTCGCTGCCCAAGGGTCGGGCGAAGCAGTTCAAGGAAATCAAGATCGAGGCGATCCTCGAAACCCCGGTCAACATCGTGGTGACGGCCGACCGCACCCGCGGCGGCCGGCACACCCTGGGCCGGCACACCCAGCCGCAGATGGCCCCGTACTCGGCCGCCCTGGCCGTCGAGAACCTCTGGCTGGCGGCCCGCGCCGAGGGCCTGGGCGTCGGCTGGGTGAGCTTCTTCGACGACGAGGAGCTGGTCCGCGAGCTCGGCCTGCCCGAGCACCTGGAGGTCGTCGCCTACCTGTGCGTCGGCTTCGTCGACTCCTTCCCGGGCGAGCCGGAGCTGGAGCAGCAGGGCTGGGCGAAGAAGCGCCCGCTGTCCTGGGTCGTCCACGAGGAGCAGTACGGCAACCGCGCGCTGCCCGGCGAGGAGCCGCAGAGCCTGCTCGCCGACACCCTGCGCGGCATCCGCCCGCTGGACGCCAAGGCGCTCGGCGAGGCCTGGGACCGGCAGAAGCGGATGACCAAGCCGGCCGGCTCGCTCGGCATGCTGGAGATCATCTCCGCCCAGCTGAGCGGCCTGTCCCGCAAGTGCCCGCCGCCGATCCCGGAGCCCGCCTGCGTGGCGATCTTCGCCGGTGACCACGGCGTGCACGCCCAGGGCGTCAGCCCGTGGCCGCAGGAGGTGACCGCCCAGATGGTCGGCAACTTCCTGGCCGGGGGAGCGGTGATCAACTCCTTCGCCAAGCAGATCGGCACCGAGGTCTGCGTGGTCGACGTCGGCGTGGCCGCCGAGCTGCCGGACGCCGTCCAGCAGGGCCGTGCCACCGGTCTGCTGCCGCGCAAGGTCCGCCCCGGCACGGGGGACATGACCCAGGGCCCGGCGATGACCCGCGAGGAGGCCCTGCAGGCCATCGAGGTCGGCATCGAGACCGCCCGCGACCTGGTCGCGGCGGGCAACAAGGCGCTGGTCACCGGCGACATGGGCATCGCCAACACCACCGCCTCGGCCGCCCTGATCTCGGTGTTCACCGGCCTCGACCCGGCCGAGGTCACCGGCCGCGGCACCGGCATCGACGACGAGACCCACGCCCACAAGATCGAGGTCATCCGCGCCGCGCTGGCCCTGCACCGGCCCGACCCGGCCGACCCGATCGGCGTCCTCGCCGCCATCGGCGGCCTGGAGCACGCGGCCATCGCGGGCTTCCTGCTGGGCGCCGCCTCGCTGCGCACCCCGGTGATCCTGGACGGCGTCATCGCCGGTTCGGCCGCACTGGTCGCCAAGGCGATCGCCCCCGAGGTCCTGGCCGCCTGCATCGCCGGCCACCGCTCCGCCGAGCCCGGTCACCAGGCCGCGCTGGCGAAGCTCGGCCTGCGTCCGCTGATCGACCTGGACCTGCGCCTCGGCGAGGGCACCGGCGCCCTGCTGGCCCTGCCGCTGGTGCAGAGCGCGGCCCGGGCGATGCACGATGTAGCCACCTTCGACTCCGCCGGGGTCACCGAGAAGGCCTGA
- a CDS encoding methionine ABC transporter permease: MTWDQMWALMGPATQETFQMVGVSAFVTVLLGLPLGVLLVLTDKGGLLANRAVNKAIGFVVNIARSVPFIILMIALISFTRWLVGTSIGWQAATVPLTIGAIPFFARLVETSVREVDRGLVEAVQSMGGSTRTIVRKTLLPEALPGIVASITTTVITLVSYSAMAGTVGGGGLGTLAVNYGYQRFETAFMWVIVAELVIIVTAVQLIGDFAVRSLANRGRSGGRTRLLGRTPTTPDKDLVGS; encoded by the coding sequence ATGACCTGGGACCAGATGTGGGCCCTGATGGGGCCGGCCACGCAGGAGACCTTCCAGATGGTCGGCGTGTCCGCGTTCGTCACCGTGCTGCTCGGCCTGCCGCTGGGCGTCCTGCTGGTGCTCACCGACAAGGGCGGCCTGCTGGCCAACCGCGCCGTCAACAAGGCCATCGGCTTCGTGGTGAACATCGCCCGCTCGGTGCCGTTCATCATCCTGATGATCGCCCTGATCTCCTTCACCCGCTGGCTGGTCGGCACCTCGATCGGCTGGCAGGCGGCGACCGTGCCGCTGACCATCGGCGCCATCCCGTTCTTCGCCCGCCTGGTCGAGACCTCCGTCCGCGAGGTCGACCGCGGCCTGGTCGAGGCGGTCCAGTCGATGGGCGGCAGCACCCGGACGATCGTCCGCAAGACCCTGCTGCCCGAGGCGCTGCCCGGCATCGTGGCCTCGATCACCACCACGGTCATCACGCTGGTCAGCTACTCCGCGATGGCCGGCACGGTCGGCGGCGGCGGCCTCGGCACCCTCGCCGTCAACTACGGCTACCAGCGCTTCGAGACGGCCTTCATGTGGGTCATCGTGGCCGAGCTGGTGATCATCGTCACCGCCGTCCAGCTGATCGGCGACTTCGCCGTCCGCAGCCTGGCCAACCGCGGCCGTTCCGGCGGCCGGACCCGCCTGCTGGGCCGCACCCCGACGACTCCCGACAAGGACCTCGTCGGCTCCTAG
- the cbiE gene encoding precorrin-6y C5,15-methyltransferase (decarboxylating) subunit CbiE, whose translation MADRITVIGWDGTPLTEAAGAALAAATLVAGAPYQLNALPVPEAAERIALGDIRHAARRIAEHRGAAVVVAEGDPGFFGVVRTLRRPEYGLELEVLPAVSSVATAFARAGMPWEDAQVVSAHGGRLRRAANICRAHPKVAVLTAPGAGPAELALMLRGVHRTFVVCEALGTPEEDVTVLTSDRIADHVWRDPNVVLVIGGAAQAAAVDQAAGWLAGRPVGYPGAERGWALPGDAYAGAGRTGAEAGASEALPAHVRALVLARLGARPGDLVWSVGAGSGALAVEAARFGAAVVAVEGSRSACARLTVNARRYGVEVEAVYGSGPEVLGGLPEPDAAVVESGGPDVVRAVLARRPERFVALPRTFTEAEEVRRAIGEAGYRADGALLQSTPLRPAGEGGGLELGAGGTGVLVLWGEQIV comes from the coding sequence ATGGCTGACCGGATCACGGTCATCGGGTGGGACGGCACGCCGCTGACCGAGGCCGCCGGTGCGGCCCTCGCCGCGGCGACCCTGGTGGCCGGCGCCCCCTACCAACTGAACGCCCTCCCGGTGCCGGAGGCGGCCGAGCGGATCGCCCTCGGCGACATCCGGCACGCCGCCCGCCGGATCGCCGAGCACCGCGGTGCCGCCGTCGTGGTCGCCGAGGGCGACCCGGGCTTCTTCGGGGTGGTGCGCACCCTGCGCCGCCCCGAGTACGGCCTGGAGCTGGAGGTGCTCCCCGCCGTCTCCTCCGTCGCCACCGCCTTCGCCCGGGCCGGCATGCCCTGGGAGGACGCCCAGGTGGTCAGCGCCCACGGCGGGCGACTGCGCCGCGCGGCCAACATCTGCCGGGCCCACCCGAAGGTCGCGGTGCTCACCGCCCCGGGCGCCGGGCCCGCCGAACTCGCCCTGATGCTGCGCGGGGTGCACCGGACCTTCGTGGTCTGCGAAGCCCTCGGCACCCCGGAGGAGGACGTCACCGTCCTCACCTCCGACCGGATCGCCGACCACGTCTGGCGCGACCCGAACGTGGTGCTGGTGATCGGCGGCGCCGCCCAGGCCGCCGCGGTGGACCAGGCGGCCGGCTGGCTGGCGGGGCGCCCGGTGGGCTACCCCGGCGCGGAACGCGGCTGGGCGCTCCCCGGTGACGCCTACGCGGGCGCCGGGCGCACGGGGGCTGAGGCGGGCGCGTCGGAGGCGCTCCCCGCGCACGTGCGCGCCCTGGTGCTGGCCCGTCTGGGTGCACGTCCGGGGGATCTGGTCTGGTCGGTCGGTGCGGGCAGCGGCGCCCTCGCGGTGGAGGCGGCGCGGTTCGGCGCCGCGGTGGTCGCGGTCGAGGGCTCCCGCTCGGCCTGCGCCCGGCTGACCGTCAACGCCCGCCGGTACGGCGTCGAGGTGGAGGCCGTGTACGGCAGCGGCCCCGAGGTGCTGGGCGGCCTGCCCGAGCCGGACGCGGCGGTGGTGGAGTCCGGCGGCCCGGACGTCGTGCGCGCGGTGCTGGCCCGCAGGCCGGAGCGGTTCGTCGCGCTGCCCCGGACCTTCACCGAGGCGGAGGAGGTCCGCCGGGCGATCGGCGAGGCCGGCTACCGGGCGGACGGCGCGCTGCTGCAGTCGACCCCGCTGCGACCTGCGGGGGAGGGCGGCGGACTGGAGCTGGGGGCGGGCGGGACCGGCGTGCTGGTGCTCTGGGGTGAGCAGATCGTGTGA
- a CDS encoding MetQ/NlpA family ABC transporter substrate-binding protein, giving the protein MRTVVKFTSVLATAGLAFSLAACSSSGSSSSDPNAPLKVVASPTPHGQILKFVKDNLADKAGLKLDIKEVTDYVTPNTAVQDGSADANYFQHVPYLEDFNKKHGTTIVSVEPVHLEPLGLYSKKVKAITDLPDGATIGLPNDATNEGRALKLLADNKLITLKDGVTTTATPADVTGNPKNLKWKELEAAQLPRSVADLDAAVINGNYALDSGLKPATDALVLEKADGNPYANILAVKKGKEDDPRVKKLAELLHSDEVKKYINDTFQGSVIPAF; this is encoded by the coding sequence GTGCGCACCGTTGTGAAGTTCACCAGTGTCCTCGCCACCGCCGGCCTCGCCTTCTCGCTGGCCGCCTGCAGCAGCTCCGGTTCGTCCTCCTCGGACCCGAACGCGCCGCTGAAGGTCGTGGCCAGCCCCACCCCGCACGGGCAGATCCTGAAGTTCGTCAAGGACAACCTCGCGGACAAGGCCGGCCTCAAGCTCGACATCAAGGAGGTCACCGACTACGTGACCCCCAACACGGCGGTGCAGGACGGTTCGGCCGACGCCAACTACTTCCAGCACGTGCCGTACCTGGAGGACTTCAACAAGAAGCACGGTACGACCATCGTCTCGGTCGAGCCCGTGCACCTGGAGCCGCTGGGCCTGTACTCCAAGAAGGTCAAGGCGATCACCGACCTGCCGGACGGCGCCACCATCGGCCTGCCCAACGACGCCACGAACGAGGGCCGGGCGCTCAAGCTGCTCGCCGACAACAAGCTGATCACCCTCAAGGACGGCGTCACCACCACCGCCACCCCGGCCGACGTGACGGGCAACCCGAAGAACCTCAAGTGGAAGGAGCTGGAGGCCGCCCAGCTGCCCCGCTCCGTCGCCGACCTCGACGCCGCCGTCATCAACGGCAACTACGCGCTCGACTCCGGTCTGAAGCCGGCCACCGACGCGCTGGTGCTGGAGAAGGCCGACGGCAACCCGTACGCCAACATCCTCGCCGTCAAGAAGGGCAAGGAGGACGACCCGCGGGTCAAGAAGCTCGCCGAGCTGCTGCACTCCGACGAGGTCAAGAAGTACATCAACGACACCTTCCAGGGCTCGGTCATCCCGGCCTTCTGA
- a CDS encoding GNAT family N-acetyltransferase, whose amino-acid sequence MAASFPETAISTERLLLRPLAEDDAPGLATMMADDLVRAWTDLPHPFTEEYAAELARALAPAHRAAGRGIVLAVTEHLTQRLVGLVELRNTDWRLRSTEISYVTAAWARGEGYAPEAVLGVAQWLFEDRGFLRLELRTAAGNTAAQQVAQKVGGISEGVLRSAWIVRGESGELLVGAPSSRQAGGESRSDLILWSLLPEDLESPELHRDGWHGDHRYVLRD is encoded by the coding sequence ATGGCAGCGAGCTTCCCCGAGACCGCCATCAGCACCGAACGGCTGCTGCTGCGACCCCTTGCGGAGGACGACGCCCCCGGTCTGGCCACGATGATGGCCGACGACCTCGTGCGGGCCTGGACGGACCTCCCGCACCCCTTCACCGAGGAGTACGCGGCCGAACTCGCCCGCGCCCTCGCCCCCGCCCACCGGGCCGCCGGCCGCGGCATCGTCCTCGCCGTCACCGAGCACCTGACCCAGCGCCTGGTCGGCCTGGTCGAGCTGCGCAACACCGACTGGCGCCTGCGCAGCACCGAGATCTCCTACGTCACCGCCGCCTGGGCCCGCGGCGAGGGGTACGCCCCGGAGGCCGTCCTCGGCGTCGCCCAGTGGCTGTTCGAGGACCGCGGCTTCCTGCGCCTGGAACTGCGCACCGCCGCCGGGAACACCGCCGCCCAGCAGGTCGCCCAGAAGGTCGGCGGCATCAGCGAGGGCGTGCTGCGCAGCGCCTGGATAGTGCGCGGCGAGTCCGGCGAGCTGCTGGTGGGGGCACCTTCCAGCCGCCAGGCCGGGGGAGAGAGCCGCAGCGACCTCATCCTGTGGAGCCTGCTCCCGGAGGACCTGGAGTCGCCCGAACTGCACCGCGACGGCTGGCACGGCGACCACCGCTACGTGCTGCGGGACTGA
- the cobA gene encoding uroporphyrinogen-III C-methyltransferase yields MTAPNPHPSTEGRTPYPVGLLLAGRRVIVVGGGQVAQRRLPALIATGADLHLISPSTTPAVQAMADAGELTWHARPYRDGDLTGAWYALVATDDPTVNTAVSAEAERERVFCSRSDDASAATAWTPASGRDAGATVAVLTGDPRHSAALRDAIVDGLRDGSLAARQYRSHGAGVALVGGGPGDPDLITVRGRRLLADADVVVADRLAPRELLAELPEHVEVIDASKIPYGRFMAQEAINRTLIEHAKAGKFVVRLKGGDPYVFGRGGEELLACAEAGLPVTVVPGISSSISVPASAGVPVTHRGMTHEFTVISGHVGPDDERSLTNWEAAAKMSGTLVLLMAVDKIGAIAARLVEYGRSADTPVAIVQEGTTAAQRRVDATLGTVAAVVEAEGVKPPAVIVIGDVVNVLAAAFQQ; encoded by the coding sequence ATGACCGCGCCCAACCCGCACCCGAGCACCGAGGGCCGTACCCCTTACCCGGTCGGACTGCTGCTGGCCGGCCGCCGCGTCATCGTGGTCGGTGGCGGTCAGGTCGCGCAGCGGCGGCTGCCCGCCCTGATCGCCACCGGGGCCGACCTCCACCTGATCTCCCCGTCGACCACCCCGGCCGTCCAGGCCATGGCCGACGCGGGCGAGCTCACCTGGCACGCCCGCCCGTACCGGGACGGCGACCTGACCGGTGCCTGGTACGCCCTGGTCGCCACCGACGACCCGACGGTCAACACGGCCGTCAGCGCGGAGGCCGAGCGCGAGCGGGTGTTCTGCTCCCGCAGCGACGACGCTTCCGCCGCCACCGCCTGGACCCCGGCCAGCGGCCGCGACGCCGGCGCCACCGTGGCCGTCCTCACCGGCGACCCGCGCCACTCCGCCGCCCTGCGCGACGCCATCGTGGACGGCCTGCGGGACGGCTCGCTGGCCGCCCGCCAGTACCGCTCGCACGGCGCCGGCGTCGCCCTGGTCGGCGGCGGCCCCGGTGACCCTGACCTGATCACGGTGCGCGGCCGCCGCCTGCTCGCCGACGCCGACGTGGTGGTCGCCGACCGCCTCGCCCCGCGCGAGCTGCTCGCCGAACTGCCCGAGCACGTCGAGGTGATCGACGCCTCGAAGATCCCGTACGGCCGGTTCATGGCCCAGGAGGCGATCAACCGCACGCTGATCGAGCACGCCAAGGCCGGCAAGTTCGTGGTCCGGCTCAAGGGCGGCGACCCGTACGTCTTCGGGCGCGGCGGCGAGGAACTGCTGGCCTGCGCCGAGGCCGGCCTCCCGGTCACCGTGGTGCCCGGGATCTCCAGCTCGATCAGCGTCCCCGCCTCGGCCGGCGTCCCGGTCACCCACCGCGGGATGACGCACGAGTTCACCGTGATCTCCGGCCACGTCGGCCCGGACGACGAGCGTTCGCTGACCAACTGGGAGGCCGCGGCGAAGATGAGCGGCACCCTGGTGCTGCTGATGGCCGTGGACAAGATCGGCGCGATAGCCGCCCGGCTGGTCGAGTACGGCCGCTCGGCGGACACCCCGGTCGCGATCGTCCAGGAGGGCACCACCGCCGCCCAGCGCCGGGTGGACGCCACCCTGGGCACCGTCGCCGCCGTGGTCGAGGCCGAGGGCGTCAAGCCCCCGGCGGTCATCGTCATCGGCGACGTGGTCAACGTCCTGGCCGCCGCCTTCCAGCAGTAG